One Desulfonatronum sp. SC1 genomic region harbors:
- a CDS encoding IMP cyclohydrolase, with amino-acid sequence MSDLKSIYRTLSADPFPRTMTIILGDQELKFEKRTWRIDGEDRGLRYGENPDQPAALYALIQGTLELDGVTFREAGDGLVSTLTEAHMLQAGKHPGKINLTDVDNGINILQYLHAKPAAVILKHNNPCGAAWNDQGLETALKKAFWSDRIAAFGGTVVVNRGVDAACAAFINESYFEVVAAPDYAPEALDMLKKRKNLRILRIPGLAELETFADKPFLDVKSLADGGLIVQFSFRSRIRGPQDFLQAKAERDGTLVQARTPNAKEMDDLLFAWAVEAGVTSNSVLFVRDGATVAVGTGEQDRVGCVQLTIYKAYTKYADWLCFTEQGVSLYELQAKAETDPEARRILEDIQSRTATAKGGLPGTVLVSDGFFPFRDGVDLAVAQGVTAIAQPGGSIRDYEVITAVNQADPQVAMVFTGQRSFRH; translated from the coding sequence ATGTCTGACCTGAAATCCATCTACCGCACCTTGTCCGCGGACCCGTTTCCCCGGACCATGACCATCATCCTGGGCGACCAGGAATTGAAATTCGAGAAGCGCACCTGGCGCATCGACGGGGAGGATCGGGGGCTGCGGTACGGGGAAAACCCGGACCAGCCGGCGGCCCTGTACGCTCTGATCCAAGGGACCCTGGAACTGGACGGCGTGACTTTTCGCGAGGCCGGGGACGGCTTGGTTTCCACCCTGACCGAGGCACACATGCTCCAGGCCGGGAAGCACCCCGGCAAGATCAACCTCACGGACGTGGACAACGGGATCAACATCCTCCAGTACCTGCACGCCAAGCCCGCCGCGGTCATTCTCAAACACAACAACCCCTGCGGCGCGGCCTGGAACGACCAGGGGCTGGAGACCGCCCTGAAAAAAGCCTTCTGGAGCGACCGGATCGCGGCCTTCGGAGGCACGGTAGTGGTCAATCGCGGCGTGGACGCGGCCTGCGCCGCGTTCATCAACGAGTCCTACTTCGAGGTGGTGGCGGCTCCGGACTATGCTCCCGAGGCCCTGGACATGCTCAAAAAACGCAAGAACCTTCGTATTCTGCGCATTCCCGGCCTTGCGGAGTTGGAAACTTTCGCGGACAAGCCGTTTTTGGACGTCAAATCCTTGGCCGACGGCGGATTGATCGTCCAGTTCTCGTTTCGAAGTCGCATCCGCGGACCTCAGGATTTCCTGCAGGCCAAGGCCGAGCGTGACGGCACCCTGGTCCAGGCCAGGACGCCCAATGCCAAGGAAATGGACGACCTCCTCTTTGCCTGGGCCGTAGAAGCCGGGGTCACCTCCAACTCCGTGCTCTTTGTCCGCGACGGGGCCACAGTGGCCGTGGGCACCGGCGAACAGGACCGGGTCGGGTGCGTCCAGCTGACCATTTACAAGGCCTATACCAAGTATGCGGACTGGCTCTGCTTCACCGAACAGGGCGTTTCCCTTTATGAACTTCAGGCCAAGGCCGAGACCGACCCGGAAGCGCGTCGCATCCTGGAGGACATCCAGAGCCGAACGGCGACGGCCAAGGGCGGCCTGCCCGGAACGGTCCTGGTTTCCGACGGCTTCTTCCCCTTTCGGGACGGCGTGGACCTGGCCGTTGCCCAGGGCGTCACGGCCATCGCCCAACCCGGCGGCTCTATTCGCGATTACGAAGTGATCACCGCTGTAAACCAAGCCGATCCCCAGGTGGCCATGGTATTCACCGGGCAGCGCTCCTTTCGGCATTGA
- a CDS encoding RNB domain-containing ribonuclease, translating into MTISQSSPALPPAPGALVEYLQDNQVNLAVILEEHGGRTRLFTQRGREMNLPAVRLLPWHGPKYPLPATRAEHEERLARHLGTRKTLAESIDVMEIWNLAQGELDAAPLEWFADLLWEEPGPDQRSALGRVLLEAKTHFKFQPPSFLIYPEQTVLARLAELEAAREHQELVAAGQDFFHHLWKIGISKASGEPDASFPPPPEPTATKLRELLLRRMNHPEDPATDDLWRNLTKRIPDHPQQALLLGQAWRLVPIHHNYLLAQAGYDWQDDWSRGFLPDIQRLEEAVRGHAAPPEPLTLFSVDSPSTRDIDDAFTLERTADQGFRLTLAIARPCLEWSWLSELDQAVSQRASSLYLLEGVSHMLPEWLGVELFSLRQNMERPALLLELDLDPEARVRSIEPRLGWVRVHANTHYEQVEADILAGVEPFASAHLLSEKLRDHRIAANAVVFDQQDPHLKLVGEGADIRVVREEKPAAPKAQLLVSEFMVLANTELARWARDREVPLLFRTQNVALPPDIGGCYTRPEDMYRMSRMLANAAIQTKPAPHASLGVPAYASVTSPLRRYVDFINLAQVASRLDQGTPRLSKRDLDAALPFWRARMEAVSRVQRTRSRYWKLEYLRQQSANNKIWAAILVDETPTQAVFSLPAEQVQVRAPKRLLGDKFLIGGNFGLRLGRIDPLLNEIKVVEIIDNQTEQKE; encoded by the coding sequence TTGACCATATCCCAATCTTCCCCCGCATTGCCCCCCGCCCCCGGAGCCCTGGTCGAATACCTGCAGGACAATCAGGTCAATCTGGCCGTGATACTGGAGGAACATGGCGGGCGAACGCGTCTGTTCACCCAGAGAGGCCGGGAAATGAACCTGCCCGCGGTCAGACTCCTGCCCTGGCACGGCCCGAAGTATCCCCTCCCGGCCACACGGGCCGAACATGAAGAACGACTGGCCCGCCATCTGGGAACGCGCAAGACCCTGGCCGAATCCATCGATGTCATGGAAATCTGGAACCTGGCCCAGGGCGAACTGGACGCGGCCCCCTTGGAATGGTTCGCCGACCTGCTTTGGGAAGAACCCGGGCCGGATCAGCGTTCGGCCCTGGGTCGCGTTCTGCTGGAGGCCAAGACCCACTTCAAGTTTCAGCCACCTTCCTTTTTGATCTATCCGGAGCAAACCGTCCTGGCTCGGCTGGCGGAGCTGGAAGCGGCCCGTGAACACCAGGAACTGGTTGCGGCCGGACAGGACTTTTTCCACCACTTGTGGAAAATCGGGATCTCCAAGGCCTCCGGCGAACCTGATGCATCCTTCCCGCCCCCTCCGGAACCCACTGCCACAAAACTCAGGGAACTGTTGCTGCGACGCATGAATCACCCCGAGGACCCGGCCACGGACGACCTCTGGCGCAACCTGACCAAACGCATTCCGGACCACCCTCAGCAAGCCCTGCTCCTGGGCCAAGCCTGGAGGCTCGTACCGATCCACCACAACTATCTGCTGGCCCAGGCTGGCTACGATTGGCAAGACGATTGGAGCCGGGGATTCCTGCCGGATATTCAGCGTTTGGAAGAAGCGGTTCGAGGCCACGCCGCACCTCCGGAACCCCTTACGCTGTTCAGCGTTGACTCCCCGTCCACCCGGGACATCGACGACGCCTTCACCCTGGAACGGACCGCGGACCAGGGCTTTCGTCTGACCCTGGCGATTGCCCGACCCTGCCTGGAATGGTCCTGGCTCTCGGAACTGGACCAAGCTGTATCCCAACGCGCATCCAGCCTCTATCTGCTCGAAGGGGTCAGCCACATGCTTCCGGAATGGTTGGGCGTCGAACTGTTCAGCCTGCGCCAGAACATGGAGCGACCGGCCCTGCTTCTGGAATTGGACCTGGACCCCGAGGCACGGGTCCGATCAATCGAACCACGTCTGGGCTGGGTCCGGGTGCATGCCAATACTCACTACGAACAGGTGGAAGCGGACATCCTGGCCGGGGTCGAACCCTTCGCCTCGGCCCATCTTTTGTCGGAAAAGCTTCGTGACCACCGCATCGCCGCCAACGCCGTGGTCTTCGATCAGCAGGACCCGCATCTGAAACTGGTCGGCGAGGGAGCGGACATCCGGGTCGTGCGGGAGGAGAAGCCGGCGGCCCCCAAGGCGCAGCTTCTGGTCAGCGAATTCATGGTCCTGGCCAACACGGAGCTGGCCAGGTGGGCCCGGGACCGCGAAGTTCCCCTGCTTTTTCGGACCCAGAACGTCGCCCTTCCACCGGATATCGGCGGTTGCTACACGCGACCGGAGGACATGTACCGGATGTCCCGCATGCTGGCCAACGCCGCCATCCAGACCAAGCCCGCGCCCCACGCCAGCCTCGGGGTCCCGGCCTACGCCTCCGTCACCTCGCCGTTGCGGCGCTACGTGGACTTCATCAACCTGGCCCAGGTGGCCTCCCGGCTGGACCAAGGAACGCCCCGACTGAGCAAGCGGGACCTGGACGCCGCCCTCCCCTTCTGGCGGGCCAGGATGGAGGCGGTGAGCCGAGTGCAACGAACCCGGTCGCGCTACTGGAAACTGGAGTACTTACGCCAACAAAGCGCCAATAACAAAATTTGGGCCGCGATTTTAGTGGACGAAACCCCGACTCAGGCGGTATTCTCTCTACCCGCCGAGCAGGTGCAGGTCCGAGCGCCCAAACGCCTGCTGGGGGACAAGTTTCTCATCGGTGGAAACTTCGGACTCCGCCTGGGAAGGATTGATCCATTACTGAACGAAATCAAGGTGGTGGAGATTATTGATAATCAAACCGAGCAAAAGGAGTAG
- the plsY gene encoding glycerol-3-phosphate 1-O-acyltransferase PlsY: MLSILWLGMSYLIGAIPFGLLLTKMRGLPDPRLHGSKNMGATNVARVCGTCCGAATLILDALKGLFAVGVAASFSDSWLFLSLTALAVLLGHMFSVFLDGKGGKGVATTVGIFLGLAFWPAVLALIVCLTVIKLGGYVSLGSLVLVTLMPIFMLLTESYSLLPVTLTIMALVYSRHRDNIQRLAQGEEQSWRCRA; encoded by the coding sequence ATGTTGAGCATTTTATGGCTGGGCATGAGTTATCTGATCGGGGCCATTCCCTTTGGCCTGCTGTTGACCAAAATGCGTGGCCTGCCCGACCCGCGTCTGCACGGCAGCAAAAACATGGGCGCGACCAACGTGGCCCGGGTTTGCGGAACATGCTGTGGCGCGGCGACGCTGATCCTGGACGCCCTTAAAGGCCTCTTCGCCGTAGGCGTTGCCGCCTCCTTCAGCGATTCCTGGCTGTTTCTGTCCCTCACCGCCCTGGCCGTGCTCCTCGGGCACATGTTCTCCGTGTTTCTGGACGGCAAAGGCGGTAAAGGCGTGGCCACCACCGTGGGCATATTCCTGGGATTGGCTTTCTGGCCAGCCGTGCTGGCCCTGATCGTCTGCCTCACCGTGATCAAGCTGGGCGGGTACGTCTCCCTGGGCTCCCTAGTCCTGGTCACCCTGATGCCCATCTTCATGCTGCTGACCGAATCCTACAGCCTGCTTCCGGTGACCTTGACCATCATGGCCCTGGTTTACTCGCGGCATAGGGACAACATCCAGCGCCTCGCCCAAGGCGAGGAACAATCCTGGAGATGCCGCGCCTAG
- a CDS encoding universal stress protein — translation MYKRILVPIDIQEGERTRKMSLERAAELCRFYDAKLFALTVVPDMGMPIVADYFPSDAGDKIVADAENLLHELVDAHIPDDIDVQHLVAQGSIYRRILRMAEKVEADLIIMPAHRIKLQDYLLGTNTSKVVRHAKCSVLVLRSES, via the coding sequence ATGTACAAGCGCATCCTTGTTCCCATTGATATCCAGGAAGGCGAACGCACCCGAAAGATGAGTCTTGAGCGCGCTGCCGAGTTATGCCGGTTTTATGATGCGAAGTTGTTTGCCCTGACCGTGGTTCCGGACATGGGCATGCCCATCGTGGCCGACTACTTTCCCTCCGACGCCGGCGACAAGATCGTGGCCGACGCGGAAAACCTCCTGCATGAGTTAGTGGACGCCCATATCCCCGACGACATCGACGTCCAGCACCTCGTGGCCCAGGGCTCCATCTATCGCCGGATTCTGCGTATGGCCGAAAAAGTCGAGGCCGACCTGATCATTATGCCCGCTCACCGCATCAAACTTCAGGACTACCTCCTCGGCACCAACACCTCCAAGGTCGTCCGCCACGCCAAGTGCTCGGTTCTCGTGCTGCGATCTGAAAGTTGA